Proteins co-encoded in one Nicotiana sylvestris chromosome 7, ASM39365v2, whole genome shotgun sequence genomic window:
- the LOC104219165 gene encoding protein GRAVITROPIC IN THE LIGHT 1-like, translated as MDSVNRSAVTPSKSKLARTFAKVLHIRALTGGTQKHKFSEIVKDDAVKNDVAKSELLKKAQFKAFDDEDEKLKQKAATEAFLAKLFANISAVKAAYAQLQFAQSPYDPDGIQSADELVVSELKSLSELKQCFVKKQLDVYSPETTQILAEIQEQKSVLKTYDIMGKKLDSQLKLKDSEITFLGEKLIEANKENKLLEKRLNSSGPVSALDNLHFSSLSPSHFIMFLRQTIRSIRSFVRLFSKEMLAAGWNLDAAASSIEPDIEFLKANDICYAFESFVCREMFDGFNYPNFSISTEPLPEQTKRQRLFFDRFMELRSVKPVDYLAWKPKSTFARFCRAKYLKLIHPKIEESIFGNLNQRNILNSGEYPESTFFSTFSEMAKRIWLLHCLAFSFDPVASIFQVSRGCRFSDVYMESVNEEAFLSWDGSPETEPSVGFTVVPGFKISTTVVQCQVYLC; from the coding sequence ATGGATTCTGTTAATCGGTCTGCTGTGACCCCGAGTAAGAGCAAATTGGCTCGCACTTTTGCTAAGGTTTTGCACATTAGAGCTCTGACAGGAGGAACTCAGAAGCACAAATTCAGTGAAATTGTCAAGGATGATGCAGTAAAGAATGATGTAGCGAAGAGTGAGTTACTCAAGAAAGCACAGTTCAAGGCCTTTGATGATGAAGATGAAAAGCTGAAACAGAAAGCAGCTACAGAAGCTTTTCTTGCCAAGCTGTTTGCAAACATCTCAGCTGTTAAAGCAGCATATGCTCAATTGCAGTTTGCTCAGTCTCCATATGACCCTGATGGTATTCAATCTGCTGATGAGTTGGTGGTATCCGAGCTGAAAAGCTTGTCTGAATTGAAACAGTGCTTCGTTAAGAAGCAGTTGGATGTGTATTCCCCGGAAACCACTCAGATTTTAGCTGAAATTCAGGAGCAGAAGAGCGTATTAAAGACGTATGATATCATGGGAAAGAAACTGGATTCGCAGCTCAAACTCAAGGATTCAGAAATTACGTTTCTCGGAGAGAAATTGATCGAGGCTAATAAAGAAAACAAGCTGCTTGAGAAAAGGTTGAACTCCAGTGGACCGGTGTCTGCTCTGGACAATCTTCACTTTTCAAGTTTGAGCCCTAGCCATTTTATCATGTTCCTCAGGCAGACAATTAGGTCTATTCGTAGTTTTGTTAGGTTGTTCAGCAAGGAAATGTTAGCTGCTGGCTGGAACTTAGATGCTGCGGCCAGTTCCATCGAACCTGATATAGAGTTCCTGAAAGCAAATGACATATGTTATGCTTTTGAATCATTCGTTTGCCGGGAGATGTTTGATGGTTTCAATTATCCCAACTTTTCCATCTCAACTGAGCCCCTGCCCGAGCAGACAAAAAGGCAAAGGTTGTTTTTCGACAGATTCATGGAGCTGAGATCTGTTAAACCAGTAGATTACTTAGCTTGGAAACCCAAATCAACATTTGCAAGATTCTGTCGTGCTAAGTACTTGAAACTAATCCATCCCAAGATTGAAGAGTCCATTTTTGGCAACCTGAATCAAAGAAACATACTCAATTCGGGTGAGTATCCGGAGTCAACATTCTTCTCCACATTTAGTGAAATGGCCAAGCGCATTTGGTTACTGCACTGTCTGGCTTTCTCCTTCGATCCCGTGGCTTCAATCTTTCAAGTGAGCAGAGGGTGTCGGTTTTCGGATGTGTACATGGAGAGTGTGAACGAAGAAGCATTCTTGTCATGGGACGGATCACCGGAAACTGAACCGAGTGTAGGTTTCACGGTAGTTCCAGGATTCAAGATTAGTACAACTGTTGTTCAGTGTCAAGTTTACCTGTGTTGA